The Usitatibacter rugosus genome segment CGACGCCGCTGACGATGACGTTCACGCCGCTGTTCACGAAGAGGCCACCCCCCGCGCCCATCCCGCCGCCGCCGCTGGAGCCTTGGCCGATGCCGCCGTCGCCGCCCTTTGCGCGGGCGTTCCGGATGACGAGGTCGCGGAGCGCTCCGTCGCCGGCGAGGAACATGAACGCGCGGTAGAGCCCGATGCCGTCGATGATCACGCCCGGCGAGCCCTGCACGACGAGAGGTCCGATGCTCGGGGGCAGCGGCGAGGCCAGCGTGATCGTGCCGGTCACGGAGAAGGTGATCGTGTCTCCGCCGGGATTCGCGTTGGCCTGGTCGATCGCGTCGCGCAATGACCCGCCTCCGGAATCGGCGAGCGACGTGACGTCGAAGGTGGCGGAGTGTGCCGACGAAGCGCCCGCAACGCAGGCGACGAATAGCACAGCCTTGACGGCATTCGCGACACGCCCTGAACGTGTGCGAAGGAGCGAAGTGCGCATGATCGTTACTTCCACGTTTTTTTCGGAGTCTAAGGGCCTCCGAAACGAACGGGAAGTCTTGACAAACTTTCAGCGATCGGCGATGTAGCGCTTCAACGCCTCGGCATCGGGTTTCAAGATGTCGAAGCGCTGCGGCTTCGATTCCAGATCGTGAAATCCCGGCGGCCGCGGCGCCGGCTCACCGAGTGCCTCGATGATCGTGGCCTCGAACTTCACCGGCAGCGCGGTCTCGAGGCAGATCATCGGATAGCGCGGCTCGGCGTATCGCTTCGCGAGCTTCACGCCGTCGGCCGTGTGCGGATCGATGATCACGCCGTGCATCGCCTTTACCTCTTTAATGGTGGCCAGCCGGTCGGCGTGCGTGCTCTTGCCGGAGACGAAGCCGGAATCCTCCTCGACCTTCTCCCATTCCTTCTCGCGCGAGAGGTCGAAGCCGCCCTCCTTCGCCACCTGGCCGAAGAGCCAGCGGACCTTCTCGCCGTCGCCGCCGACGATGTCCCAGATGAAGCGCTCGAAATTGGACGCCTTGGAGATGTCCATCGACGGGCTCGAGGTTTCGTGCGTATCTGCCGTCGCTCGCGGCCGGTAGCGGCCGGTGCGGAAGAATTCGTCCAGCACGTCGTTCTCGTTGGTGGCGAGGACGAGCCTGCGGATCGGCAGGCCCATCTGCTTCGCGACGTAGCCCGCGAAGATGTTGCCGAAATTGCCCGACGGCACCGCGAACGAGACCTGCTGGTCGTTCGACTGCGTCGCCGCGAAGTAGCCCTTGAAGTAGTAGACCACCTGGGCTGCCACCCGCGCCCAGTTGATCGAGTTCACCGCGCCGATCGAATGGCGCGCCTTGAATGCGGCGTCGGCATTCACGGCCTTCACCACGTCCTGGCATTCGTCGAACGTGCCCTCGACGGCGATGTTGAAGATGTTGGCGTCCTGCAGCGAGAACATCTGCGCGCGCTGGAACGGGCTCATGCGGTTGTGCGGCGAGAGCATGAAGACCTTCACGCGCGACTTGCCGCGCAGGGCGTACTCGGCCGCGGAGCCCGTGTCGCCGCTCGTGGCGCCGACGATGGTGAGGCGGCGGTCCTTCTCCTCGAGCACCTGCTCGAAGAGGTTGCCCAGGAGCTGGAGCGCGATGTCCTTGAAGGCGAGCGTGGGCCCGTTGGAGAGGCCGAGCAGATGAAGATTGTTGCCGAGCGGCCGGAGCGGCGTGATCTCGGGCGTGCCGAAGATCTCCTTCGTATACGTCTTGTCGACGATGCGCTTCAACGCGCCGCCGGGAAAATCGTCGGAGAAGAAGCGCAGGATCTCGAAGGCGAGCTGCGGGTAGGCGAGATCGCGCATCGCCTGCAGCTTGACCGGCATGATGCGCGGCCACTGCTCGGGCACGGCGAGCCCGCCATCCGGCGCGAGCCCCTCCAGCAGGATGTCGGTGAACGATTGGCCGGAAGACGCGCCGCGGGTGCTGACGTACTTCACGGCTTCGCGGGGACGGGGGATGCGCCGGCCTTTGCCTTTTCACGGACCGCGGCCGCCCTCTCCTTCGTGCCCGGCACGCCCTGTGCGGCGGCGGCAAGGTAGAGCTCGGCCGCGCGCTTCGGATCCTTGGCCACCACGGTCCCGGTCTCGTAGTACCAGGCTAGGCCGCTGAAGCCGCGGCCGTATCCGAGCTCCGCGGCCTTCTCGTAGTCCGCGAAGGACTCCTTTATCTTGCCCGTGTAGTAGAGCGACCAGCCGCGCGACACATAGCCGCGGCCGCGCGCCGGGAAGCGCTTGATGAACTCCTCGGCGAGCGGAAGCATCGCGGCGTATTCCTTGTTCTTCTCGCGCAGGCGGATCGCCGAGTCGAGCGCGCCCTCGAGCCCCGGGCAAAGCAGGAATGTCTTCTCGTAGACCTCGACCGCGCGCTTGTCGTCGTTGACCGTCTCGAGCGACGAGGCCACCTCGTTCTGCACCATGTATTTCACGTAGCGCTGGTCGGATTCCGACATGCCCTTCGCGTCGTCGACGATCGCCATCAGCTGGGGAATGCTGCCGCCCCACTTCGGATTGCTGGCCGAGATGTAGCGGTAGCGGACCTGCAGCGTCTCGGGATAGTCCTTGATGGCCTTGCGGTAGTGCTGGGCGGTCCGCACGGAGTTGCCCGTTGCGGTCGTGATGCGCATGCGCTGCGAGATCGCCATCGTGGGGCGCTTCGAGAGACGCATCGCTTCGTCCAGCAGCTCGTTGGCCTTGATCATCGACTCGCCCATCGCGTCGAACTGCTCGTCGGAGGTCTCGTCGGAGAACTTGTCGCCGCGCGCCGCGAAAGCCAGGCGCAGGTAGTAGGCCGCGGCGGCGAGATAGGCAGCCTCCGATTTCGGGTAACGCTGGATCCATTCGCGGTGCAGCGGATCGCGGGCGGGCGAAGCGACGGCGAACACGCTGAACAGGGTCGAGCCCTCGGCGTCGCTGAGGGTGCCCGCTTCCACGGACTTCACCACGCCGGAGAAATGGCGCTCGAGGTCGTCGAAGCGCTTCTCGGTGAGCGCGTTGCGCCAGGGCTGGAGCGAATCGTTCATCGCCGTGTACTTGGCCGGGCTGTCGCAGGGGGCATAGGCAAACGCGTTGGCCGCCGCGAGCCCGAGGGCCACGGCAACGACACCCGGCTTCACAGCAGCTCCTCCAACCGGATGCGGACCACCGGCGACGGAATCGTCGGCAAATTCTCGATGCGATGGATGGCGGCGTTGACGTGCTTCTCCTGCGTCGCGTGCGTGAGGATCACGACGTCGACCTGGTCCTCGCCCTCGCCCGCTTCCTTCTGGAAGATCGCGTCGATGGAGATCGAGAGGTCGGCGCAGATGCGCGTCACGTCGGCGAGCACTCCGGGGCGATCGAGCGCCCGCAGGCGCAGGTAATACGCGGACTCGACCGCTTCCATCGGAAGGATCGGCACGTCCGAGAGCCGGTCGGGACGGAATGCGAGGTGCGGGACGCGGTGCTCCGGATCGGCCGTGGCCATGCGGGTCACGTCCACGAGGTCGGCCACGACGGCGCTCGCCGTGGGTTCCGAGCCCGCGCCACGCCCGTAGAACAGCGTCGGACCGACTGCGTCGCCCTTCACGAGGACGGCGTTCATCACGCCCTCGACGTTGGCGATCAGGCGGCGCGACGGCACCAGCGTCGGATGCACGCGAAGCTCGATCCCCTTGTCCGTGCGCTTGGCGATGCCGAGCAGCTTGATCCGGTAGCCCAGCCCCTCGGCGTACTTGATGTCGATGGCGGTGAGCCGCGTGATGCCTTCGACGTAGGCCTTGTCGAACTGCATCGGGATGCCGAAGGCGATCGCGGCGAGGATGGTGAGCTTGTGCGCGGCGTCGATGCCCTCGATGTCGAACGCCGGATCGGCTTCGGCGTAGCCCAGGCGCTGCGCCTCGGCGAGCACCATGTCGAAGGGCAGGCCCTTGTCGCGCATCTCCGAGAGGATGTAGTTGCAGGTGCCGTTGATGATCCCGGCGATCCACTCGATGCGGTTGGCCGTGAGGCCCTCGCGGATGGCCTTGATGATCGGAATGCCGCCGGCGACCGCGCCCTCGAACGCGACCATCACGCCCTTCTTCTGCGCGGCGAGGAAGATCTCGGTGCCATGCTTGGCGAGCAGCGCCTTGTTGGCGGTCACCACGTGCTTGCCCGCGGCGATGGCCTTCAGCACCAGCTCTCGCGCGATGGTGTCCCCGCCGATCAGCTCCACCACGATGTCGATGTCGGGGCGCGCGATGATCGCGGCTGGATCGGCGACGAGCTCGATGCCGTCCAGCGAGACGGCTCGTTTCTTCTTGAGGTCGCGCGCGGAAGCCGCCTTCACGACGATGTCGCGCCCGGCGCGGCGCGCGATCTCCTCGCGGTTGCGGCGCAGGACCTCGACGGTGCCGCTGCCCACCGTACCCAGGCCCAGCAACCCCACCTGCATCGGCTTCACGGCTTCACCTTGCGGCTGAAGCTGAATGCGCCGATGACGAGGCCTTCGCGGAAATAGAAGCGGTGCGCCGCGGTGCGCTGGCAGCCGGACGAGAGCGCAAAGTTGTCGCAGCCGCGCTGCTCGGCCACGCCCTTCAGGTAATCGAGGAGTGCTTTGCCCACGCCGCTCGAGCGCTCGCGCTCGTCGGAGACCAGGTCGTCGCAGTAGAGCTCGCGGCCGGTGAACGTTTTCTCCATCACGCGGAAGACGGTGATGCCCAGCACGCGGCCGTCCTTCTCGGCGACGGCCATCTCGGCGCCGCTGGCGAAGACCTCCTTCAGGCGGCCCACGTAGTCCTGCGGCAGCTGAGGGCGGAGCTGGCGGTGCACTTCCTCGGCGGCGGCGATGAGCTGCGGCTCGGTGATGGCGCCCTGCGCGTCGGTGACGGGGACGATCCTCACAGCAGGCCGTCCTTGCGGAACATTTCCTTCACGCCGCGCACCGCCTGGCGCGAGCGGGCCTCGTTCTCGATGAGGGCGATGCGAACATGGTCGTCGCCGTAGTCGCCGAAGCCCACGCCGGGGGCGACGGCGATCTTCGCGTCCTTGAGCAGCTTCTTCGCGAACTCGATCGAGCCCATGGCGCGGTACGGCTCGGGGATCTGCGCCCAGACGTACATCGAGGCCTTGGGGTTCGCGACCATCCAGCCGGCGTCGTGGAGCCCCGCCACCATGACGTCACGGCGCCTCTGGTACTTCGCGCGGATCTCCTCGACGCATTCCTGCGGGCCGTCGAGCGCCGCGATGGCCGCCACTTGCAGGGGCGTGAACGTGCCGTAGTCGTGGTAGCTCTTGATGCGCGCGAGCGCGTGCACCAGGTCCTTGTTGCCGACCATGAAGCCGATGCGCCAGCCCGCCATGTTGTAGCTCTTCGACATCGTGAAGAACTCGACGGCGACGTCGCGCGCTCCCGGCACCTGCATGATCGACGGGGCCTTCCAGCCGTCGAACGTGATGTCGGCGTAGGCGAGGTCGTGCACGACGAGGATGTTGTGCTGCTTGGCGAGCGCCACGATCCTCTCGAAGAACTCCAGCTCCACGCACTTGGCCGTGGGGTTCGACGGGAAGCCCAGGATCATCATCTTGGGCTTGGGGAAGAGCTCGCGGATCGCGCGCTCGGCTTCCTCGAAGAAATCCACGCCCGGGGTCATGCGCACCGAGCGGATGTCCGCCCCGGCGATCACCGCGCCATAGATGTGGATCGGGTAGCTGGGGTTGGGCACCAGCACCGTGTCGCCGCGGTCGAGCGTGGCGAGCATCAGGTGCGCGAGGCCTTCCTTGGAGCCGATGGTGACGATGGCCTCGGAATCCATGTCGAGGTCCACGTTCCAGCGGCGCTTGTACCACTGGCAGATCGCGCGGCGAAGGCGCGGGATGCCCTTGGAGACGGAGTATCCGTGCGTGTCTTCGCGCTGTGCCACCTCCACGAGCTTGTCGACGATGTGGCGCGGCGTAGGACCGTCGGGGTTGCCCATCGACAGGTCGATCACGTCTTCGCCCGCGCGGCGGGCGGCCATCTTCAGCTCGTTGGTGATGTTGAAGACGTACGGGGGGAGGCGCTTGATGCGCGGGAATTCGGGTTGCATGCCCCAATTCTATCGCAGCGCTATTTCTTGCCGCCCATCCCCTTGATGATCGCGCCCTGCCGCCGCTGGATTTCCGCCTGTCCGCGCTCCCATTGCTCGCGCTCGTCCGGGCCCATCTCCTCCCAGTTGGCCGGTTTCTGCCCGAGGAGGTTCGCCGCGCCCTGGTCGGTCGTGGCGCCCGCGGTGCCCGTCGCCTTCGCCGCGCCTCCCGAATCCTGATACGGCTTGGGCTCCGCCAGCTGCGGCCGGTTTTCGGCGAGCCAGCCCGCGGGTATCACGCGGTGGAGCGTGCTTCCGTCGGCCTGCAGCGTCGCCACGGCCACCACCTTGCCCTGCGCATCCAGCAGCGGGGCGCCGTTGCCGCCGGGCTGCGTCGTGATGGCGGCCTGGATCGCCTTCCCCTTGCCCTCGTCCACGACCTTCGTGACCTTCGTCTCGCGGATGCCCAGCTCGCCTTTCGCATCCATCACCGCCGAGAAGACGTTCGCGCCCACCGCGGGCGGCGTGCTGTTCACCGAGAGCGGCTGGCCGACATAGCCGTCGGTGAGGATCTTGCAAAGGCCGAGCGCGTCGTCGGCGATCGTGACCCGCGCCGGGATCGTGCGCCCCTTGCCGACGTTCACGACCAGCAGCGCTCCAGGCGCCAGGCCCTGGCAGTTGCCCACCATGACCTTGTCCTCGATCACGAACGCGAGGCCCGCGGGCGTGGACTTGCCGGAGATGTCGTAGCTCAGCAGCGGCGACACGGAGCCGGACATCGCCATCTGCAGGGATTCGGTGGTGCTCGCCGTCGGAGCGGGCGGGCCGGAGGACCGGAACCCGAAGAAGGCGGCGCCCGCGGCCACCACGAGGACTCCCGCGGCGATCGCGGCAACCGGGGGCTTGTTCTTCTTCCTCCCGATCTCGCGCTCGAAGGCCGCCAGCTCCGCGTCGTAGGCGTCGCGCCGATGCTCGTCGGACAGGGTCTCGAACGCCTCGAGCAGCAGGGCCTCGCGCCGCGGGTCGGGCGCCGTGCTTTCCTTCTTGAATTCCGCGACCCAACGCTTGTGGGCCCGCGTGATGTCGGTCAACTTGGCCCGGCGGGGGACGCCGAGTATTTCGTAGTAATCGGGTACGGGCATTGCGACCTCGGGTTCCTGTTCTCCGTGCAGGCGGAAGTCTATCCGAACACGCGCGGCGCCTCCCGGGAATGCGAGAATGCCGGGATGAAAGTCGATCGCGTCACGGCCGAGGGCCGCAATGGATTCACCGGCTACGGGGCCGGGTACGTGGCCGTCAATGGACGGCACATCGAGCGCGGCGTGCTGGTGCGCCCGGAAGCCATCGACGACTGGAACGTCGCCTCGATCGCGCAGCTCGCGCCCGAGCACGTGCAGCAGGTGCTCGCGGCGAAACCGGAGATCGTGCTGCTGGGGTCCGGGGCGCGCTTCGCCTTTCCCGACCCGGCGGTGCTGGCGCCGCTCTACGCGGCGCGCATCGGCGTCGAGGTGATGGACACCCCCGCGGCCTGCCGCACCTTCAACATCCTCGCGAGCGAGGGCCGCAACGTGGTCGCGGCCCTCGTGGTCGACTAGCTGCCCGCCTTCACGGGCTGGCCGTTCACCACGTCGTAGGCCGAGCCGTCGGCGAGGCCCACGCGGTAGAACTCGCGCAGCACGTTGCCCATGAAGCCGATCTCCACGATCGAGACTTCCCGGAACTGCGTGTCGATGCCGTTGGGCAGCACCGCGTTCATCTCGGCGGCGAATTCGTTCATCGCGGTCTTCAGCCGGTCGTCCCAGCGCACCATGCTGTAGACGAGCGTGTTGTGCGGGTTGTGGGACGCCGTTTCCTTGCCGTCCTTCACGATGTTCACGCCGCTCACGCCCACCGTCTTCACGAGGTCCTTGCCGGCATCGCCCATCTTCTCGTACACCGGCCCGGTGACGCGGGGCAGCGGGCCGTCGCGCAGCGGCGCCATAGCCGCCGTGGCCACGGTGTTGAACTTCATCATCTCGGTGTAGCCCTGCCCGCTCTTCACCACGCCGAGGTCGAACCACCACGGGGCTCCGGCGCCGGCCGCGGCTTCGGTGTTGTAGAAGTTCTTGAGCGTGAGGGTGAGAACGGGCGGCGCCTTCGGGAACGCGGCCAGCATCTTCTTCGGCGTCGAGGGATCCGCACTGTGGATGTGCACGACCGTCACGTGCTGCAAGTTGAAGGTGCGCGCCTCGGCGACCAGCCCCAGCTTCACGAGCCTCTCGCGCAGCGGCGGGTAGACCTTGCTGTCGAGGATGTCGGTCACATCCTTCGGCAGGCGATAGACCACGCCGTACGTGGCCTTGTGCTCGCGGAACTCCGGCTTGCCGATCGCACTGTTGTCGATGGACTGGGCGTTGGCGCCGGACGCGGCGGCGGCGAAGACGGTGGCGATCATCGCCTTGCGGAATGCATGCATCGGTGGAGCTCCCCGGGTTGTTGTCGTTGGTGGAGCCTCCATGATGCAAGTTTCATGCAAGTGACGATAGGTCAGCCCGAACGCACCGCGAGGATCCGCTTGCGGCGGCGCGTGATGTCCGCGCGGTACAGGCCGAACGCCACGCCGGCCGCCGCCAACACCGGGTAGACAAGGCGCGGCACCGGCGCGGTGATCGATGCATCCACGATGACGGTTGCGACGATCGCGACCACACACCACGAGAGCGCATTGAAGCCGTAGAACGTGGCGCGGAGCCCCGCTCCGGCCAGGCGATCGAAGACGCTCGCCGCACTGCCGTCGAGGGGATGCGCGCACGCCTGGCACTGTCGCGCCGTGTAGCGCGGGTTGGTCCAGATCGCGCGGAAGCCCGTGGCGCGCCGGTTCACCTCGCCGCAGTTCGGGCAGGTCCTGAGGAGGACCTCGCCCAGGCTCACGCGAGCCCGCGCAATTCCCGTAGCAGCACCGAAAGCACGGCGAGATCCAGCGTGCCCTGCCCCTTGAGATCCTTCACCATCGACTCGAGGCGCGCGATCTGCGGACCGTAGCGCTCCTTCCACGCGGCCAGCATCTGCGCCGGATCCTTCGAGTCGGAGATCTTCGCGATCGACTGCGTGATGGCGCGCTGCTGGCTCGCGAGGTCGTCGCGCAGGGCGTTGCGGGCCAGGGCTTGCCACGACGTATCCGTCGGCAGCGCGGTGATCTTCTCCGCGACCCAGCGAAGGTCGAGCTCGCCCACGATCGCGAAGTACACCGCGGCGATCGCGTCGATGCCCTTCTTCGTCTCGTCCGATACCTCGGTCACGTCGAGCACGGCGTAGAGCGACTCGAGGCTGGCCAGCCGCTCGGCGAGGGGCTTCGGCACGCCGCTCGTCGTGAGCTTGTGCACGTAGGCCTCCCACGCGGCGCGGTCTCCCGGAGAGAGCACCGCCGGAACCTGCTTGCCGAGCGCGCCGAGCGAGGGCCGGAAGATCTCCAGCACCTGCGCGATCGGCAGCCTCTCGCGACGGCGGCGCAGGAACCAGAGCACGGCGCGCAGCAGAACGCGGCCCACGTTGATCAGCAGCTCGTACTGGAGCTGCGCGGGGACCTTGTTGTCGAGCGCGTCGATCTCGAGCCACAGCGGGTCGAGGCCGTAGATGTCGCGCACCAGGATGTAGGCGCGCACGACTTCTTCCGCCGAAGCGCCCGTCTCCTCCTGCATGCGGTGCACGAAGATGCTGCCCGTGCGGTTGATCATCGTGTTGGCGACGACGGTCGCGATGATCTCCCGGCGCAGCGGATGCTTCGCGATCGCCGCCGGTTGCTCCTTCCGCAGCGTGCTCGGGAAGTAATCCACGAGCGCCCTGCCGATATACGCGTCGTCGATCAGGGTCGAGCGGTCGAGCTCGTCGGAGAGCACGATCTTCGAGTAGGCGAGCAGCACGGCCCGCTCGGGCGCGGTGAGGCCCAGCTTCTTCACGCGGCGCTCGGCGATCTCGTCCTCCGAGGGCAGGAACTCCACCGCGCGATTGAGCTTGCCGGCCTTCTCCAGCACGCGCATGAACGCGGCCTGGCCATCCAGCAGCTTCTCGCCGCGCACGCCCTGCACCGCGAGCGCCTGCGGCTGGTAGTAGTTGTCCACGAGCACGAGGTGGCCGACCTCTTCGGTCATGTCCGCGAGCAGCTTGTTGCGCTGCTTCAGCGTCATCTCGCCTTCGGCCACCACCTGGCCCACGAGGATCTTGATGTTGACCTCGTGGTCGGAGCAGTCGACGCCGGCCGAGTTGTCGATCGCGTCCGTGTAGATGCGCCCGCCCTTCAGCGCGTACTCGACGCGGCCGAGCTGGGTAAAGCCGAGGTTGCCGCCCTCGCCCACCACCTTCGCGCGCAGGTCGGCTCCGTTCACGCGGATCGCGTCGTTGGCTCGGTCGCCCGCTTCCGTGTTCGCCTGGTACGAGGCCT includes the following:
- a CDS encoding Mth938-like domain-containing protein, coding for MKVDRVTAEGRNGFTGYGAGYVAVNGRHIERGVLVRPEAIDDWNVASIAQLAPEHVQQVLAAKPEIVLLGSGARFAFPDPAVLAPLYAARIGVEVMDTPAACRTFNILASEGRNVVAALVVD
- a CDS encoding DUF4034 domain-containing protein, with protein sequence MKPGVVAVALGLAAANAFAYAPCDSPAKYTAMNDSLQPWRNALTEKRFDDLERHFSGVVKSVEAGTLSDAEGSTLFSVFAVASPARDPLHREWIQRYPKSEAAYLAAAAYYLRLAFAARGDKFSDETSDEQFDAMGESMIKANELLDEAMRLSKRPTMAISQRMRITTATGNSVRTAQHYRKAIKDYPETLQVRYRYISASNPKWGGSIPQLMAIVDDAKGMSESDQRYVKYMVQNEVASSLETVNDDKRAVEVYEKTFLLCPGLEGALDSAIRLREKNKEYAAMLPLAEEFIKRFPARGRGYVSRGWSLYYTGKIKESFADYEKAAELGYGRGFSGLAWYYETGTVVAKDPKRAAELYLAAAAQGVPGTKERAAAVREKAKAGASPVPAKP
- the alaC gene encoding alanine transaminase, with product MQPEFPRIKRLPPYVFNITNELKMAARRAGEDVIDLSMGNPDGPTPRHIVDKLVEVAQREDTHGYSVSKGIPRLRRAICQWYKRRWNVDLDMDSEAIVTIGSKEGLAHLMLATLDRGDTVLVPNPSYPIHIYGAVIAGADIRSVRMTPGVDFFEEAERAIRELFPKPKMMILGFPSNPTAKCVELEFFERIVALAKQHNILVVHDLAYADITFDGWKAPSIMQVPGARDVAVEFFTMSKSYNMAGWRIGFMVGNKDLVHALARIKSYHDYGTFTPLQVAAIAALDGPQECVEEIRAKYQRRRDVMVAGLHDAGWMVANPKASMYVWAQIPEPYRAMGSIEFAKKLLKDAKIAVAPGVGFGDYGDDHVRIALIENEARSRQAVRGVKEMFRKDGLL
- a CDS encoding trypsin-like peptidase domain-containing protein yields the protein MPVPDYYEILGVPRRAKLTDITRAHKRWVAEFKKESTAPDPRREALLLEAFETLSDEHRRDAYDAELAAFEREIGRKKNKPPVAAIAAGVLVVAAGAAFFGFRSSGPPAPTASTTESLQMAMSGSVSPLLSYDISGKSTPAGLAFVIEDKVMVGNCQGLAPGALLVVNVGKGRTIPARVTIADDALGLCKILTDGYVGQPLSVNSTPPAVGANVFSAVMDAKGELGIRETKVTKVVDEGKGKAIQAAITTQPGGNGAPLLDAQGKVVAVATLQADGSTLHRVIPAGWLAENRPQLAEPKPYQDSGGAAKATGTAGATTDQGAANLLGQKPANWEEMGPDEREQWERGQAEIQRRQGAIIKGMGGKK
- the thrC gene encoding threonine synthase, translating into MKYVSTRGASSGQSFTDILLEGLAPDGGLAVPEQWPRIMPVKLQAMRDLAYPQLAFEILRFFSDDFPGGALKRIVDKTYTKEIFGTPEITPLRPLGNNLHLLGLSNGPTLAFKDIALQLLGNLFEQVLEEKDRRLTIVGATSGDTGSAAEYALRGKSRVKVFMLSPHNRMSPFQRAQMFSLQDANIFNIAVEGTFDECQDVVKAVNADAAFKARHSIGAVNSINWARVAAQVVYYFKGYFAATQSNDQQVSFAVPSGNFGNIFAGYVAKQMGLPIRRLVLATNENDVLDEFFRTGRYRPRATADTHETSSPSMDISKASNFERFIWDIVGGDGEKVRWLFGQVAKEGGFDLSREKEWEKVEEDSGFVSGKSTHADRLATIKEVKAMHGVIIDPHTADGVKLAKRYAEPRYPMICLETALPVKFEATIIEALGEPAPRPPGFHDLESKPQRFDILKPDAEALKRYIADR
- a CDS encoding homoserine dehydrogenase; translation: MKPMQVGLLGLGTVGSGTVEVLRRNREEIARRAGRDIVVKAASARDLKKKRAVSLDGIELVADPAAIIARPDIDIVVELIGGDTIARELVLKAIAAGKHVVTANKALLAKHGTEIFLAAQKKGVMVAFEGAVAGGIPIIKAIREGLTANRIEWIAGIINGTCNYILSEMRDKGLPFDMVLAEAQRLGYAEADPAFDIEGIDAAHKLTILAAIAFGIPMQFDKAYVEGITRLTAIDIKYAEGLGYRIKLLGIAKRTDKGIELRVHPTLVPSRRLIANVEGVMNAVLVKGDAVGPTLFYGRGAGSEPTASAVVADLVDVTRMATADPEHRVPHLAFRPDRLSDVPILPMEAVESAYYLRLRALDRPGVLADVTRICADLSISIDAIFQKEAGEGEDQVDVVILTHATQEKHVNAAIHRIENLPTIPSPVVRIRLEELL
- a CDS encoding GNAT family N-acetyltransferase is translated as MRIVPVTDAQGAITEPQLIAAAEEVHRQLRPQLPQDYVGRLKEVFASGAEMAVAEKDGRVLGITVFRVMEKTFTGRELYCDDLVSDERERSSGVGKALLDYLKGVAEQRGCDNFALSSGCQRTAAHRFYFREGLVIGAFSFSRKVKP